The following are encoded in a window of Centroberyx gerrardi isolate f3 chromosome 1, fCenGer3.hap1.cur.20231027, whole genome shotgun sequence genomic DNA:
- the cmtr2 gene encoding cap-specific mRNA (nucleoside-2'-O-)-methyltransferase 2 → MSRGNGARRKVGGLQKSSNMVALDPEMVAEIKDLFSKVRTYAKPTIGEWCIPDPNVALSRPPQEHCRLQGLKASLNAVKNQLSDKDVKVWHQHTNSTNRAGKVIAAVRSATNAEICTQAWCKFYEILGTFNLLPEEALQSGELNTVHLCEAPGAFITALNHYIKTSEHTRYCDWSWAANTLNPYHEANGGNTTIADDRLIANTLPWWFFGLDNTGNIMSQEHVLQLRMFVGNMRRVDMVTADGSFDCQENPDEQEALVASLHYCEAAAALLLLSPGGSFVLKMFTLYEHSSVCLLYLLNCCFRSVNVFKPATSKAGNSEVYVVCLHYDAKEAVRLLLSKLIRNYGPHLADREALFPNSLIPPSFLEQHEQVCCYFHTLQVETIKENLRLFEGMSAEQRQRLDWIRDYTAQEYLQHFQVSFLPRARWLSRNTVSPACCSVSAGRPLGQRKQMGSFNQRRELQTLSWRERVERGCHATWVARHCTEASGTGCVLEGPLAECHTDSWYVIVGAALPTVRNSPFCEGGLLTHLNEALVQTAEGSAVLWDCVPPCHSCHVVSAASILSEVAGLCDFSAPNLNDGSKVKTQCLVFGRGSVWAACEGQIGDLVVKVSAEPSCPGESRITLHDGEPLYQQELLGCVVFSLQNLNAGDALLLPLFSALTRVTAALVLCLHLCFRSVTFRCPAPSGVVGAMLVCVGFCPEAAAQILPHLVDLQSRMGQLANGEEDTSKSQSSGCQRQVLQFVPMEELLTGGLTDFLWALNSEVVQQKLHLLMQA, encoded by the exons ATGAGCAGGGGCAATGGAGCCAGGAGGAAAGTAGGCGGGCTGCAGAAGTCCAGCAATATGGTGGCCCTTGACCCTGAAATGGTGGCTGAGATTAAAGATCTTTTCAGTAAGGTCAGAACCTATGCCAAACCGACCATTGGGGAGTGGTGTATCCCTGACCCAAATGTTGCCCTCAGTCGGCCTCCACAGGAACACTGCCGGCTGCAGGGCCTGAAGGCGTCACTGAACGCTGTGAAGAACCAGCTCAGCGACAAGGATGTGAAGGTCTGGCATCAGCACACCAACTCCACTAATCGCGCTGGGAAAGTCATTGCTGCGGTACGTTCTGCTACCAACGCGGAGATCTGCACTCAGGCCTGGTGCAAGTTCTACGAGATCCTGGGAACCTTTAACCTCCTGCCAGAGGAGGCACTGCAGAGCGGAGAGCTGAACACGGTTCACCTGTGTGAAGCTCCAGGGGCTTTTATAACCGCTCTAAACCACTACATCAAAACTAGCGAGCACACGCGCTACTGTGACTGGAGCTGGGCCGCCAACACTCTCAACCCCTACCATGAGGCCAATGGGGGGAACACAACCATTGCGGACGATCGGCTCATCGCTAACACACTACCTTGGTGGTTCTTCGGCTTGGACAACACAGGCAACATCATGAGCCAAGAACACGTGCTGCAGCTGCGGATGTTTGTGGGTAACATGCGTAGAGTTGATATGGTGACGGCAGATGGGAGTTTTGACTGCCAGGAGAACCCCGATGAGCAGGAGGCTCTGGTGGCGTCGCTGCACTACTGCGAGGCTGcggctgcactgctgctcctcAGCCCCGGTGGCTCCTTTGTACTGAAGATGTTCACCCTGTATGAGCACTCCTCCGTCTGCCTGCTCTACCTGCTGAACTGCTGCTTCCGCTCCGTCAACGTCTTCAAACCTGCCACCAGCAAGGCAGGGAACTCTGAAGTGTATGTTGTGTGCCTGCACTATGATGCCAAGGAAGCTGTTAGGCTTCTGCTTTCGAAACTAATTCGTAACTACGGGCCACATCTGGCTGACCGTGAGGCACTTTTCCCTAATTCCCTAATCCCACCATCGTTTCTGGAGCAACATGAACAGGTGTGCTGCTACTTTCACACGCTGCAGGTGGAGACCATCAAAGAGAACCTGCGACTTTTTGAAGGTATGAGCGCAGAGCAGAGGCAGCGGCTCGACTGGATTAGGGATTACACGGCCCAGGAATACCTGCAGCACTTCCAG GTGAGCTTCCTTCCACGAGCCCGCTGGCTGTCTCGTAACACGGTGAGTCCCGCCTGCTGCAGCGTCTCTGCCGGCCGGCCTCTGGGACAGAGGAAGCAAATGGGCTCCTTCAACCAGCGGAGGGAATTGCAGACCCTGAGCTGGAGGGAGCGCGTTGAGAGGGGTTGCCACGCTACCTGGGTAGCGAGACACTGCACCGAGGCCAGTGGGACCGGCTGTGTGCTGGAGGGGCCGCTGGCAGAGTGTCACACTGACTCCTGGTACGTTATTGTGGGGGCTGCACTCCCTACAGTCAGAAATTCTCCGTTCTGTGAAGGAGGATTGTTGACCCACCTGAACGAAGCCCTGGTGCAGACAGCGGAGGGGTCAGCAGTACTGTGGGATTGTGTCCCTCCGTGTCACTCCTGCCATGTGGTTTCTGCCGCCTCCATCTTGTCAGAGGTGGCGGGTCTCTGCGACTTCTCAGCACCCAACCTTAATGATGGGAGCAAAGTGAAGACACAGTGTCTGGTGTTTGGCCGCGGGTCAGTGTGGGCTGCCTGCGAGGGACAAATTGGGGATTTAGTTGTAAAGGTTTCTGCAGAGCCCTCATGTCCTGGGGAGAGCCGCATCACGCTGCATGACGGGGAACCGCTGTACCAGCAGGAGCTGTTGGGCTGCGTTGTGTTTTCCCTGCAGAACCTGAACGCTGGGGACGCCCTGCTGCTGCCGCTCTTCTCCGCCCTCACCCGTGTCACTGCAGCGCTCGTCCTCTGCCTGCATCTGTGTTTTCGCTCAGTCACGTTCAGGTGTCCAGCCCCCTCGGGTGTGGTCGGGGCGATGCTGGTGTGTGTCGGCTTCTGCCCCGAAGCTGCTGCCCAAATACTCCCCCATCTCGTTGACCTGCAAAGCCGCATGGGACAGTTGGCAAACGGGGAGGAGGACACAAGCAAGAGTCAGTCTTCTGGGTGTCAGAGACAAGTCCTACAGTTTGTtcccatggaggaactcctcacAGGAGGACTGACCGACTTCCTGTGGGCCCTGAACTCTGAAGTTGTCCAGCAAAAGCTGCATTTGCTCATGCAAGCTTAG